A region of Moorena producens PAL-8-15-08-1 DNA encodes the following proteins:
- a CDS encoding WD40 repeat domain-containing protein: MLNGLAEEYIQVSSQKHKQITRNRRLVAVGFVSVLVLVTVFSTKQARKAEESEIKALSQLSETLFVSKQPFDALKESLRAAGKLKQANWVKGDTRIQAIASLRQSLYGVKEFNSLDGRDWVTSVAFSPDAQTIASASFENTVKLWNLQGKPLHTLKGHSAPVWSVTFSPDGQTIATASGDKTVKLWNLQGKPLQTLKGHRAAVISVAFSRDGQTIATASNDKTVKLWNLQGKVLETLTGHSHWVSSVAFSYDGQTIATASKDKTVKLWNLQGKELHTLTGHSDWVRSVAFSYDGQTIVSASFDKTVKLWNLQGKELHTLTGHRADVYSVAFSYDGQTIASASYDNTVKLWNLQGKELHTLTGHSGAVLSVAFSDDGQTIASGSGDNTVKLWNLEGKPLDTLTGHSEDVTNVTLSPDGQTIASGSWDNTVKLWNFEGKLLHTLTGHSADVYSVNFSRDGNTLASASRDNTVILWNFDLDDLVTKSCDWLDDYLVTREEETELREICGM, encoded by the coding sequence ATGTTGAATGGGCTAGCTGAGGAGTATATTCAGGTAAGCAGTCAGAAGCACAAGCAAATCACCCGTAACCGCAGGTTAGTAGCGGTAGGGTTTGTTAGTGTGCTGGTGTTGGTGACAGTTTTTTCAACTAAACAGGCTAGAAAGGCAGAAGAAAGTGAAATTAAAGCCCTGAGTCAACTTTCAGAAACTCTTTTTGTTTCAAAGCAACCCTTTGATGCTCTAAAAGAGAGTTTAAGGGCAGCAGGAAAACTGAAACAGGCGAATTGGGTAAAAGGTGATACTAGAATACAAGCGATCGCTAGTTTACGGCAATCTCTCTATGGAGTGAAAGAATTTAATAGCCTGGACGGACGCGATTGGGTCACTAGCGTCGCCTTTAGCCCAGATGCCCAGACTATCGCTTCGGCTAGTTTTGAAAACACCGTGAAACTTTGGAATCTGCAAGGCAAACCCCTGCACACCCTCAAAGGCCATAGCGCACCTGTATGGAGCGTTACCTTTAGCCCAGATGGCCAGACTATCGCTACTGCTAGTGGGGACAAAACGGTGAAACTGTGGAATCTACAAGGCAAACCCCTGCAAACCCTCAAAGGCCATAGGGCAGCTGTCATCAGCGTGGCCTTTAGCCGAGATGGCCAAACTATCGCTACTGCTAGTAATGACAAGACGGTGAAACTATGGAATCTCCAAGGCAAAGTACTGGAAACCCTCACTGGACATAGCCATTGGGTCTCTAGCGTGGCCTTTAGCTATGATGGCCAAACTATCGCTACTGCTAGTAAGGACAAGACGGTGAAACTGTGGAATCTCCAAGGCAAAGAACTGCACACCCTCACTGGACATAGCGATTGGGTCAGGAGCGTAGCCTTTAGCTATGATGGCCAAACTATCGTTTCTGCTAGTTTTGACAAGACGGTGAAACTGTGGAATCTCCAAGGCAAAGAACTGCACACCCTCACTGGACATAGGGCAGATGTCTATAGCGTGGCCTTTAGCTATGATGGCCAAACTATCGCTTCTGCTAGTTATGACAACACGGTGAAACTGTGGAATCTCCAAGGCAAAGAACTGCACACCCTCACTGGACATAGCGGAGCTGTCCTTAGTGTAGCCTTTAGCGATGATGGCCAGACTATCGCTTCTGGTAGTGGGGACAACACCGTGAAACTGTGGAATCTTGAAGGCAAACCCCTGGACACCCTCACTGGACATAGCGAAGATGTCACTAACGTCACCTTGAGCCCAGATGGCCAAACTATCGCTTCTGGTAGTTGGGACAACACCGTGAAACTGTGGAATTTCGAGGGCAAACTCCTACACACCCTCACTGGACATAGCGCAGATGTCTATAGCGTTAACTTTAGCCGAGATGGCAACACTCTTGCTTCTGCTAGTCGTGACAACACGGTAATTTTATGGAATTTCGATTTAGATGATTTAGTGACAAAGAGTTGTGATTGGCTTGATGATTACCTAGTCACTCGTGAAGAGGAAACAGAATTAAGGGAAATTTGTGGTATGTAG
- a CDS encoding alpha/beta hydrolase has protein sequence MTNSPGLSRAANVSTQSFHSNPLRQWLTRFSLSLGLSLVSTFSAIPALGAERITFFVSPFGQFNIGIEDLEIFAKDGTMTRQFAYYANFATPTQLAALRILLNSRFNISPRYVYLFTRLPVGKTLLRRLGNVIKADFNRNGFYPLRGALISAASDPEGLSVINVLRKFSLETIYLDVELISDVTDELSRLFVGNKVVFSAVKNQAQIEGEGSTSFDLSAQPDLRNPGGIGWRKETFEVYNSERQASFPVDIYLPKSSDQGAIAGSIPTLVISHGLASDRNTFAYLAKHLASYGFAVAVPEHIGTSSERINRIFAGFATPLNPTAIINRPLDVKYLLDELSAKANSDPSKFGRLNLEEVGVIGQSFGGYTVLALGGAKLNFEQLTSECDAARQNNSSLDVSLLLQCRGTQLPPEDYNLGDERVKAVIAVNPLSNPIFGEAGMSQIQVPVMMVSSIRDIFAPPVEQQITPFRWLTTPENYLVVTEAGTHFSYLGGAGEGVLPVPPELIGPDPAIARPYLIALSTAFFKTYIAKQPQYASYLSESYVKEISQDPLNLFLIKSF, from the coding sequence ATGACCAACTCCCCTGGTCTTTCCCGAGCAGCTAACGTGAGCACCCAATCCTTTCATTCTAACCCACTGCGCCAGTGGTTAACTCGCTTTTCCCTATCCCTAGGCTTGAGTCTAGTATCTACATTCAGTGCAATTCCTGCCCTAGGAGCAGAGCGAATTACTTTCTTCGTTTCTCCCTTTGGACAATTTAATATTGGGATTGAAGACTTGGAAATCTTTGCCAAAGATGGCACAATGACCAGGCAATTTGCCTATTATGCTAACTTTGCTACACCAACACAATTAGCAGCACTGCGGATTCTACTAAATAGTCGATTTAATATTTCTCCCAGATATGTTTATTTGTTCACTCGTTTACCGGTGGGTAAAACCTTACTGCGCCGATTGGGGAATGTAATAAAAGCAGATTTTAATCGCAATGGTTTCTATCCTTTACGGGGTGCTTTGATTTCCGCAGCTTCTGATCCAGAAGGCTTGAGCGTTATTAATGTATTGCGTAAATTTTCCCTAGAAACTATTTACCTGGATGTGGAACTAATTTCTGATGTTACTGATGAGCTATCAAGGCTATTTGTGGGAAACAAGGTTGTCTTTAGTGCCGTTAAAAATCAGGCACAAATAGAGGGAGAAGGCTCAACATCGTTTGATTTGTCAGCACAGCCAGATCTTAGGAATCCTGGAGGAATAGGTTGGCGTAAAGAAACCTTTGAGGTTTATAACTCTGAGCGTCAAGCTTCGTTTCCGGTTGATATTTATCTACCTAAGTCTTCAGACCAAGGAGCAATAGCAGGCTCGATTCCAACTCTGGTTATTTCCCATGGTTTGGCTTCTGACCGCAATACCTTTGCCTATCTAGCGAAACATTTAGCATCTTACGGTTTTGCAGTTGCGGTGCCGGAGCATATTGGTACTAGTTCTGAACGGATTAATCGAATCTTTGCTGGCTTCGCAACTCCCCTCAATCCTACTGCGATCATCAATCGTCCTTTGGATGTGAAGTATTTGTTAGATGAACTTTCCGCTAAAGCTAATTCTGACCCGAGTAAGTTTGGCAGGCTGAATCTAGAAGAGGTGGGAGTAATTGGTCAATCCTTCGGAGGCTATACTGTTCTTGCTCTAGGAGGGGCTAAACTCAATTTTGAACAGCTTACTAGTGAGTGTGATGCTGCTCGACAGAACAATTCATCCTTGGATGTATCCCTGCTACTCCAGTGTCGAGGTACTCAACTACCCCCAGAAGACTATAATTTGGGAGACGAACGGGTAAAAGCGGTGATTGCTGTTAATCCGCTCAGCAACCCGATCTTTGGTGAAGCCGGGATGTCACAAATTCAGGTTCCGGTCATGATGGTCTCTAGTATCAGAGACATCTTTGCGCCACCTGTAGAACAACAAATTACCCCCTTCCGCTGGCTAACTACCCCAGAAAACTATCTAGTGGTCACAGAAGCAGGTACTCACTTTTCCTACTTGGGTGGGGCAGGAGAGGGTGTCTTACCGGTTCCACCTGAATTGATTGGGCCAGATCCTGCGATCGCTCGTCCTTACCTGATCGCACTTAGTACCGCTTTTTTCAAAACCTATATTGCTAAACAACCCCAATATGCTTCCTATCTCAGTGAGTCCTATGTCAAAGAGATTAGTCAAGACCCATTGAATCTGTTTCTGATCAAGTCCTTTTAA
- a CDS encoding YkvA family protein: protein MGLQERLFRRFQKQEKPEEKPEDIQSLDQTLEQKPPGRIQSLLSKLPKPGTLKDTLVRLRNPEPSNTDKIRSKITGILSKFQKSSTKQDTPKRSEKSAASNPGKIRTLLEKLQKNISPNDIQKIDQSLDQMNRGRIKEIFHKLLQNTKPEDIQKIDKNLERMNRGAIKEIWPKIQALAKMVRDPNAPWKGKALAIAALVYLISPFDAVPDVIPVAGLADDAALIIAVVSTLAQELENYMERQAEKMAEIQVRKYNRIVRISLLGSIAAAIIAILVKYILSQTS, encoded by the coding sequence ATGGGTTTACAGGAAAGACTATTTCGGCGATTTCAAAAACAGGAAAAACCAGAGGAAAAACCAGAGGATATCCAATCCCTCGACCAGACCTTAGAACAAAAACCCCCTGGGCGAATTCAGTCACTACTGAGCAAATTACCCAAACCAGGAACTCTTAAGGATACCCTAGTAAGGCTAAGGAATCCAGAACCAAGCAACACTGACAAAATTAGAAGCAAAATTACAGGAATACTCAGCAAATTTCAAAAATCTAGCACTAAACAAGATACCCCCAAACGGTCGGAAAAGTCAGCAGCAAGCAACCCTGGCAAAATTAGAACACTACTGGAAAAATTACAAAAAAATATCTCCCCCAATGACATCCAGAAAATTGACCAGAGCCTCGATCAGATGAACCGGGGGAGGATCAAAGAAATATTTCATAAATTGCTCCAAAATACCAAGCCAGAAGACATCCAAAAAATTGACAAGAACTTAGAACGGATGAATCGGGGAGCAATTAAAGAAATTTGGCCGAAAATTCAAGCTTTAGCTAAAATGGTCCGGGACCCTAATGCCCCTTGGAAGGGAAAAGCGTTAGCGATCGCAGCCTTAGTCTATTTAATATCCCCCTTTGATGCCGTTCCAGACGTAATTCCCGTAGCTGGATTAGCTGATGATGCAGCACTAATCATTGCCGTAGTTTCCACCCTAGCTCAGGAACTAGAAAACTATATGGAAAGACAGGCAGAAAAGATGGCTGAGATCCAAGTCCGCAAGTACAATCGGATTGTCAGAATTAGTTTACTCGGCAGCATTGCCGCAGCAATTATCGCTATTTTGGTCAAATATATCCTGAGTCAGACATCATGA
- a CDS encoding helix-turn-helix domain-containing protein translates to MNAYALKTKLKLNNQHKTLMAQQAGYCRWVYNWGLI, encoded by the coding sequence CTGAATGCTTACGCTCTCAAGACCAAACTGAAACTCAACAACCAACACAAAACCCTGATGGCTCAACAGGCTGGCTATTGTAGATGGGTCTACAACTGGGGACTAATTTAG
- a CDS encoding ABC1 kinase family protein translates to MSQHQLVSPEQRSNEPQRYYDPQAIARYYRSRPWVVIWRCLRIVWGFASFVFSIKLDQWRNRTEQNKLKRATQLRELLTNLGPTFIKVGQALSTRPDLIRQDFLDELIKLQDQLPPFDNAIALSQIEQDLGRSIQTLFSEISPKPVAAASLGQVYRAKLHTGEEVAVKVQRPNLRPVLTLDLYLMRWAASWIAPWLPLNLGHDLTLIVDEFGTKLFEEINYLNEGRNAERFALNFQDDPTVKVPAIYWRYSSIRVLTLEWIDGFKLTDTERIEALGLDRASLIKTGVTSGLRQLLEHGFFHADPHPGNLFALPDGRMGYIDFGMMDQLDQDTKETIVSCVVDLINQDYQSLAQAFVKLGFLAPNTDIQPIIPALEAVLGQAIGESVGDFNFKTITDQFSELMYDYPFRVPAKFSLIIRSLVTQEGLALTLDPNFKIVEVSYPYVAQRLLTGETPQMRRRLIEVLFKDGKFQWERLENMIAIARSDQNFDLLPTAQLGLQYLLSEEGQFLRRELLLALTEDDQLHGAEIQSLWNLVKDDLPPERLFNVALNALSTISSDGIGAILPKAPAVSSK, encoded by the coding sequence GTGAGTCAGCATCAACTTGTATCTCCTGAACAGCGGTCTAATGAACCCCAAAGGTACTATGATCCACAAGCGATCGCCCGCTACTATCGTTCCAGACCTTGGGTAGTGATTTGGCGTTGCCTGAGGATTGTCTGGGGTTTCGCTAGCTTTGTTTTTAGTATTAAGTTAGACCAATGGCGCAACCGGACTGAGCAGAATAAGTTAAAACGAGCCACACAGCTGCGGGAACTTCTGACTAACCTCGGTCCAACCTTTATTAAAGTCGGACAAGCTCTTTCCACCCGCCCTGACTTGATTCGGCAAGATTTTTTAGATGAACTGATCAAACTACAAGACCAGCTGCCTCCCTTTGACAATGCGATCGCATTGTCCCAGATCGAGCAAGACTTAGGGCGCTCCATCCAAACACTGTTTAGCGAAATTTCCCCAAAACCTGTAGCAGCCGCTAGTCTCGGTCAAGTCTATCGGGCTAAACTCCACACCGGTGAAGAGGTGGCGGTTAAGGTACAACGTCCTAACTTACGCCCTGTCCTCACCCTAGATCTTTATTTGATGCGGTGGGCAGCTAGCTGGATTGCCCCCTGGTTACCACTCAATCTCGGTCATGACCTAACTTTGATTGTAGATGAATTTGGTACTAAGCTCTTTGAGGAAATTAATTATCTCAATGAAGGTCGCAATGCCGAACGATTTGCTCTAAACTTCCAAGACGACCCCACTGTCAAGGTTCCAGCAATATACTGGCGCTACAGCAGTATCCGTGTACTCACCCTAGAGTGGATTGATGGCTTCAAGTTAACAGACACAGAACGTATTGAAGCCTTAGGACTAGACAGGGCCAGCTTGATTAAAACTGGTGTCACCTCTGGTTTGCGTCAGTTGTTAGAGCATGGCTTTTTCCATGCTGATCCTCATCCAGGTAACTTATTTGCCCTTCCGGATGGACGCATGGGCTATATTGACTTTGGCATGATGGATCAGTTAGATCAGGATACCAAAGAAACCATTGTCAGCTGTGTTGTTGATCTAATTAATCAAGATTATCAATCATTAGCCCAGGCGTTTGTTAAATTAGGTTTCCTAGCACCCAACACAGATATCCAGCCGATTATCCCAGCCTTAGAAGCTGTCTTGGGACAAGCAATTGGTGAAAGTGTCGGGGATTTCAACTTCAAGACGATCACAGATCAGTTCTCAGAGTTGATGTATGACTATCCTTTCCGGGTTCCAGCCAAGTTTTCCTTAATTATTCGTTCTCTGGTGACTCAAGAAGGACTGGCACTGACCTTAGATCCCAACTTCAAAATTGTCGAGGTTTCCTACCCCTATGTAGCTCAGCGTCTGCTTACCGGTGAAACCCCACAAATGCGGCGGCGTTTGATTGAGGTGTTGTTCAAAGACGGTAAATTCCAGTGGGAACGACTGGAAAATATGATTGCGATCGCTCGCTCTGATCAGAACTTTGATTTACTACCAACCGCTCAACTTGGTTTGCAGTATCTGTTGTCTGAGGAAGGTCAGTTTTTGCGACGTGAACTGTTGTTAGCGTTAACCGAAGATGACCAACTCCATGGAGCAGAAATTCAGAGTCTGTGGAACTTAGTCAAAGATGATTTACCACCAGAACGTTTATTCAATGTAGCTTTGAATGCACTAAGTACTATTTCCAGTGATGGGATTGGGGCTATTTTACCCAAGGCTCCTGCTGTGAGTAGCAAATAG